From Scomber scombrus chromosome 9, fScoSco1.1, whole genome shotgun sequence, one genomic window encodes:
- the LOC133986042 gene encoding early growth response protein 1-like, which translates to MAVHGCQSRGVYSGNSHIVPQLPLVANHRRKLRCQSVVDIKTSSLEQRAMESVRGAFHAQLATVMDSLLAAAVCEIAKIFESSLCEQQAELAHKTQEISILRGRLEKVERRQRAKGGGIEEGEMSTGDREDRLRQKTLTGAGKDVSPHLDPAAGLSHGLSGLKEEGTGQDGASVKHERAGSRPTMESVAVQAPEGSLVAEHQRQIDPLSATQAKAKLSHWDQGSRSADHRTLQDQASTPFLSISQSGRCSPRPDPSLAQPGEWLPGLDASRGGVPGLENLQADGTSCSGPASSSTGTDTPCFRPSFGSDETSNEDDDSSFPFLDQEPENQGSNQNSVQGQREAQQDQPQAPSGESPWRPREDRGGRGPINHTRRIANFGSRDPLRPQSNSQSLTLRHANTLSHPPAPSGGNGRPYTCPYCTKCFTYPSHQRRHLLRHTGVRLHPCQFCDKSFLTPSELTVHTRTHTGERPFGCTQCGKRFARSGNLRAHQRDVHMGKRPFACTECGKRFAHRGNLRVHNHRVHQGDPYYMDDQQEPDIGPNPI; encoded by the exons ATGGCAGTTCACGGATGCCAGAGCAGAGGAGTGTATAGTGGTAACAGCCACATCGTGCCTCAGCTGCCTCTGGTGGCCAATCATCGAAGAAAACTGCGGTGTCAATCAGTAGTTGACATTAAAACATCGTCCCTGGAACAAAGGGCAATGGAGTCTGTGAGGGGTGCTTTCCATGCTCAGCTGGCCACCGTCATGGACTCACTGCTGGCAGCCGCTGTGTGCGAGATCGCCAAGATCTTTGAGAGCAGCCTGTGTGAGCAGCAGGCGGAGCTGGCGCATAAAACACAGGAGATCTCCATCCTCCGAGGCAGGCTGGAGAAAGTGGAGAGGAGGCAAAGGGCGAAGGGTGGAGGGATCGAGGAAGGGGAGATGTCaacaggagacagagaggaccgCTTGAGGCAGAAGACCCTGACAGGAGCAG GAAAGGATGTGTCTCCTCATTTAGACCCAGCAGCAGGACTCAGTCACGGTCTAAGCGGGCTGAAAGAGGAGGGCACAGGCCAGGATGGAGCTTCAGTAAAACATGAG CGTGCTGGATCACGACCTACCATGGAGTCTGTAGCAGTCCAAGCCCCAGAGGGAAGCCTTGTTGCTGAGCACCAGAGACAGATAGATCCTCTGTCTGCCACACAAGCCAAGGCCAAAT TGTCTCATTGGGATCAAGGCAGTCGAAGTGCAGACCACCGAACCCTCCAGGATCAAGCTTCCACaccttttctctccatctctcagaGTGGACGCTGCTCCCCGAGGCCTGACCCAAGCCTAGCTCAGCCAGGAGAGTGGTTACCAGGGTTAGATGCTTCTAGAGGTGGggtgcctggtttggaaaactTGCAGGCAGATGGCACCAGCTGCTCTGGTccagccagcagcagcaccgGCACAGACACACCCTGCTTCCGACCTAGCTTTGGCTCTGACGAGACCAGCAATGAAGATGACGATAGCTCTTTCCCTTTCCTGGACCAGGAGCCTGAGAACCAGGGCTCCAATCAGAACTCAGTACAGGGTCAAAGGGAGGCTCAGCAGGATCAGCCACAGGCTCCTTCTGGTGAGTCACCATGGAGACCCAGAGAAGACAGGGGTGGAAGAGGCCCCATTAATCACACAAGGCGGATCGCAAACTTTGGCAGCAGAGACCCTCTCAGACCGCAGTCCAATTCACAGTCACTCACACTACGACATGCAAACACTCTCAGCCACCCGCCAGCTCCCAGCGGAGGGAACGGACGACCTTACACCTGTCCGTATTGCACCAAGTGTTTCACCTACCCCTCCCACCAGCGCAGACACCTTTTACGCCACACAGGAGTCAGACTGCATCCCTGTCAGTTCTGTGACAAGAGCTTCCTCACTCCCTCTGAGCTTACTGttcacactcgcacacacacaggtgagcgGCCTTTTGGCTGCACACAGTGCGGTAAACGTTTTGCCCGCAGCGGGAACTTGAGAGCCCACCAACGGGATGTTCACATGGGGAAGAGGCCCTTTGCTTGCACAGAGTGTGGGAAGAGGTTTGCCCACAGAGGGAACCTTAGGGTGCACAATCACAGAGTCCACCAAGGAGATCCCTACTACATGGATGATCAGCAGGAGCCAGACATCGGCCCTAATCctatttaa